GCACTGGCAATGGTCTCCATGATCAACTTATCTCACAAAGCCTTTGAGAAACACAGCCCAGTTTATTAGCTTTAGTTTGGTAGCTGAGGAAAACAATTACTTTCTCTACAGTTTTGGGTGCAAGTGAAATGCAAGGTAAAACTTGCCCTTGAGTAATTTAACCATTTAACTGAACTGGTTACAGTTCTCAATGCCGATGACTTCCATGCGTAGAAGCAGCACCATGGAGCTGGAGAGCGCTCCTCTGGATAAGATCCATGTGGAATGCGAGTCCGCCAGCATCATCCCACCGGAGAACTCCTGCTATGTGGCATCGTCAAGCCCCTCGGCTGGGGGTTCTGGACTGGACAGTGACTTCGGAGCCAGTGCAGGTTAGTTTTGTGATCTCATTCATTGAACTGAGGAGACTTCAAAAGCTCAAGCCTAAACTACATATACACTACAAATAGAAAACTTCTGACTGCTAGTGTAAATTTGGAGTCTGTCCATTCTTTGAATTCTCCTAACTGTTCATTTAGGTGTGTCTCTGCGTATCCTTTCTGTGGACAGTGATGGTTTCCCGGGTTCTGCCTGGGCGTCCGCTCTAGAATGGGATTACTACGACCCAAGTTACGTCACTCAGAACCACGTCCGGAAGCACAGATCTCACGCACCCCCCATCACTACCAAACAGTACTGGGTCTAGAGCCCAAGCTCCATAGAGAGAGAGCGAGCCTGAACAAGAACTTCAGAACCAGACTCAATTCAGCCATTCTTACTCTAGAACTTCAGTTGAGCTGAGTCTAGATTTGTCTGGCTTTAGTGCACTTAAAAATGTTCACTTGCTGTTTTAGCTGCAACACATCACATCTTGTTGTCAAAGCAcacactatcaaaaaaaaaaaaagttcacgaTCACAGCTTACTTCTGCAGCAACTCCAAACACGTTTGttccatttataaaaatgtttatagaatCACTCCACTGTTGCTCTTAGTTTATCACTTTGTTTGACACAGCATTTGTTTTACACTTCTGATTTGTCACTTTTTTATGTTTGCACGTGATTCTCAGCATGGAGTTACTGAGATCTTCAGAAGAGGTTGTTTGAGTTCTTCACAATTTTGACACCCTACACATTCTTGTATTTGTAAACAAAATTTAGATTGTGCCTGAattgaataaagtttttaaaaacaggGTGTCATTTTATTGCTGTAGACGTCTAATGCTAATGTTAAAAGAAaccttaaattaaaacaatagtgTTTCCTAGCAAGTTCAGTTTTCCATACTGTTAAAAGTTTCAAATCTGGTGAACAAAACCTTAATAAAACATGcaagctaaaaaaaaagtaaaaaaaaaaaaaaaaaaaactcttcacaTAAAACAATTCTCTTCAAACTAGCCTCTGGtttgcactgatattaaaatgtaacttgtTTTCAAAAGGTTTGAGAAGTACTGAGTGGGTTAGTGGAACAAAAGGATGCATTCAGACAGACATTTCAAACACCACTTTTTATTGAAAACGGTTTATGAGGAGCTGGACGCAGCCACTGCTGCCCGACGGGGCTTGGGCACGGTTCCCTCACGGAATCCATTtctgaaatacacaaaaaaacatgagTCAACGTAACACCACGTCACAAATAACAGCCCTAGAGATAATTCACAAGCCCATAGCATGACTGCAAGGGTCTCAAATCCCCCCCAACAGTAGTTTCAAAAAACCCAACTGGTATGAAGATCCTAACAGATACCAATCTCAGCGTATGGGTCAGGCTTACCTCAGTATAAAATTGTTATCACTGGACAGTCATTTGTTCAGACATTTATTTTTGGACATCATTGGTAAGCCACCGTATAGATGCTACAGCATCTCAGGTTTTAGGAAATTATCAAATCATGGGTTGAACAGGAAGATCTCAAACATGACAATACACTGTCATTGTCCGAtaacaaaaggacaaaaaaaaaataccaattttATATCAAGTTAAATGTGGCAGAAATCtgtaaaaacactttcaaaaaggCAAAACTCCCAAAAGTTCAAAAATGCCTCAAGAAAACAccaaaatgaaagattaaaagCATGAAAGTCTGAGCAGACCATTGCATGCCCGTTTCCTCACCTGAACCTGCGGAAAACAACCTTCATGTGTCTCATGCGGCCGGTTCCAGTGGTGCTGCGTCTCTTGGCCTTAACGCTCCAGTTGTctgcaaacaaaaacaagtatactttaaaatgcatgaaaataaaacgCATTCCTCTAGCCATCCAGAAACATCTCAGGCTTACCTCAGTTCAAACCTGTTATCACTGGACAGTCATTTgttcagacatttatttttagacaTCACTGGTAAGCTTTGATATGCCAGACAGAACACATGCATTTTTGTAgttctccgtctctctctcttttttttttcttatttaataaattgtgtgcaagtttaaaggaatagttcacacccaaaaaaaaaccaaaaggcaTTTTCATTGTAAACCATTGCAACTGGTCAGAAAGTCTTAATGATGGTTTCTTAGAAAGCCTTTATCTgaaggactggagtggtgtggattattgtgatgtttttatcagctgtttggactctcattctgacggcacccattcactgcagaggatccactgctgagcaagtcatgtgatgctaaatttctccaaatctgttctgatgaagaatcttaactcatctacatcttgggtggcctgagggttttcagcataattaaatttttgggtgaactactcctttaaatgtTAGCAATGTTTAGATGATATCAAGTCTTTTagcatgccaataaagctacttgaaTCAAAACCAATGCAAAAACAACCAAACTTTGAAAGGTGATAGTTCATGCACAAATCAAGACACTTACACTTTCTCTTGCGCTTGGCAGGGTAGCCACACTTCCCGCAGGTGGACTTCTGCAGGTGATACGCCTTGGATCCACATCGGCGGCACAGAGTGTGGCGTCTTATTATGACGCTTACCGAAAGATGACGTACCCTTCGTCTGGAAAACAAGAAATTCATCACATCACTGCCTGAATTTAAACATTCCATTTATACAAAACACAGCAACCTGCCCACCTAGACAGCATTCCTGCAGATGCTGATTTGGACAGAATTACACTCATAAGTGATGACTATGCAGGCAGCTCACTATGATGACAGCTCCCTAGAGTCTGAGATGTTCTTAAATATGTTGTCTAATTAGGTAGCTTACTAGGTTGTTGCCCTCAATGATATAAAGCTAGCTAAACAAGTTTAGACTAAGATGCCAAACAAGTATGTTTTAGGAAGAATAACAATGACTTCCGATTGAACTGTCTAGGGAGGGAAGCACACTAGGATGTAGTGCTGTCTAGAAAGGCAGCTCAATAGGCTCCGAGACACAGCCAAGCATGTTAGCAGAAAGCCTAACCATCTAAACTCATGCTACTAAAGTCACTCAGAAACACAACTCGCTTCGTAACGCTGATCGAAGGtttaatttagacatttaaaCGATTTCAGAGCTAACCGGTATATTTCTCGAGCTCGTTTGGAATTGACCGTGAAGCATAAGCGACATGCTAACCGACAAAATATCATCTAAAACCTTTCAGCATTGAGGAATCACAAACATAACAGATAATATCGAGTCTTGAATATATATGCTTGTGCTATTATTAATGGTTCAGTGATTATAAACGAGATATGAATCAGATGTAAGAGGATTGTGAAGGCAAGGCGCTGTGAAACTCACCATCTTTCCTCAGAGCTGATCGAAAGAGACCGGAAGAGACGCTGGTGTACCAATAAAAAACCACCGGAGCGCTTTCGGTGCAACACCTAAATGCGTCCCCCAAGTGTTACACAACTGCGGACTTGAGCATGCATTTTTCACCCTTTTGGTCACAAAAAGATTAGTTACAGAAATGCCATGTAgatttatgatgacaaaatttatatttttatatcatattgaAAACCATAGTGAATTTCCTCTTGTCAAAGAGTAAATCTACTCTTAGTATAACTGAACACTGTACTAACTGACAGGGCTACTTGAATCCAAAACCAATGCAAAACACAACCAAACTTTGAACGGTGGATAGTTCATGCACAAATCAAGACACTTACACTTTCTCTTGCGCTTGGCAGGGTAGCCACACTTCCCGCAGGTGGACTTCTGCAGGTGATACGCCTTGGATCCACATCGGCGGCACAGAGTGTGCGTCTTATTATGACGCTTACCGAAAGATGACGTACCCTTCGTCTGGAAAACAAGAAATTCATCACATCACTGCCTGAATTTAAACATTCCCATTTATACAAAACACAGCAACCTGCCCACCTAGACAGCATTCCTGCAGATGCTGCTTTGGACAGAATTACACTCATAAGTGATGACTATGCAGGCAGCTCACTATGATGACAGCTCCCTAGAGTCTGAGATGTTCTTAAATATGTTGTGTACTAATTAGGTAGCTCACTAGGTTGTTTGCCCTCAATGATATAAAGCTAGCTAAACAAGTTTAGACTAAGATGCCAAACAAGTATGTTTTTAGGAAGAATAACAATGACTTCCGATTGAACTGTCTAGGGAGGGAAGCACACTAGGATGTAGTGCTGTCTAGAAAGGCAGCTCAATAGGCTCCGAGACACAGCCAAGCATGTTAGCAGAAAGCCTAACCATCTAAACTCATGCTACTAAAGTCACTCAGAAACACAACTCGCTTCGTAACGCTGATCTGAAGGtttaatttagacatttaaaCGATTTCAGAGCTAACCGGTATATTTCTCGAGCTCGTTGGAATTGACCGTGAAGCATAAGCGACATGCTAACCGACAAAATATCATCTAAAACCTTTCAGCATTGAGGAATCACAAACATAACAGATAATATCGAGTCTTGAATATATATGCTTGTGCTATTATTAATGGttcagtgatttataaacgagatATGAATCAGATGTAAAGAGGATTGTGAAGGCAAGGCGCTGTGAAACTCACCATCTTTCCTCAGAGCTGATCGAAAGAGACCGGAAGAGACGCTGGTGTACCATTAAAAAACCACCGGAGCGCTTTCGGTGCAACACCTAAATGCGTCCCCCAAGTGTTACACTGCGGACTTGAGCATGCATTTTCACCCTTTTGCTCACAAAAAGATTAGTTACAGAAATGCCATGTAgatttatgatgacaaaatttatatttttatatcatattgaAAACCATAGTGAATTTCCTCTTGTCAAAGAGTAAATCTACTCTTAGTATAACTGAACACTGTACTTACTGTAAAGGTTAGGTTTGGTGTAAAAGGGCTAATTAGTTCATTTAAAggcaatatttaataacaatgtgtgtgtgtagtgtgtgttttaGTTATAATGGGAACGAAGCCagcaagttttttgttttattgatttttcttttcaaaacagcCAACAGCCAACGCTGGCAACCATAAACATGAATTACAGAGCTGACAAAAACATCTGGGCTTAAATTGTCCCtgagaccaaaaaagaaaaagaaaaaatttgatGTCATTCCCTCAAAAAATGTGATGTGAAAGATCAAAGCATTCATTTAAAAGggatttgttaatgttaaaattatagtttttaataataataataataataataataataataataatatatatatatatatatcatgaaaaGGGCGTTCAAAAGTCCTTGTGTGACAtcactttaattatattttatttaaatagttcctcttaataataataattattattattctttaggcattttatttattatttagtaacactttgcaataaggtcACATTAGTTAATAtggaaaatacttctaaagcatttactAACCTTAGTTAATTTCAtggtatattaaaatgattaaaatcgaAAGGTATCTAACAATTATTTAATGGAAGtgagttaacattaacaatgcaCAGTTAATGAACGTAAATAGCTGCTGtcacaaatgtattgttcattgatAGATAATATTAGTTATCTGATGTACAGTATAATGTTATTGTATTTCGcctatgtttaaattattttaatattaagttatCGTAATTTTATTTAAGCTTAAACATAATATAATGTCCAACTATCACTGCAAAGTCGAAATCGGTCCTCGTGTAATTGCAGTCCGCATCATAGTTTCAATGCTTTCATTAATGGTTTGCTAGCAGCCCGAGTCTGCCCCTCTGGTGCTGATGCGAGGGAGTGGAGCGCGTCATCGGCTGCGCGCAATCCGCATTTGAGACGCGCTTTCTACAGGAGCGTCGCGTATTGCAGGTAATGCGAGATTTACTACAAGACGATTGACCTCATTGGGCAGTTGTACTATCGCTTTACCTGACATACTCGCGGACAGGTTGCTCAAACCCGATACTGAAGCGAAAGGCAGCTGCAATGGAGACCGAGAGCGCATCGGTGCCCGTGAGGACGGTAAACACGCGCGGGTGTGACTCAATGTGTCTTCTGTAGGGCAAACGCGACCGTGGGTTTCTCTTCTGAAGGATGGGCTACTCAGATCCGACAGCTAATAGAGATCTGTTAGGAAACAGAtccttgtgttttattttcatatgtgcTTTTGGACTGGTTACCTTATTACAGCAAATCCTCTATGGCAAGAACTACATTAAAAGGTAAggtgattaatttatttaatggtgcataatgcaaaaaaataaaaaataaataaataaaaaaaagaaagaaagaaaaaacgcaATGTCCTATGAGGTCATGTGGATGATAAAGCAAAATAGTCTTCAGCAATTAATCTTAGTCATGTTTAATTGCACCCATATTGCTCCAAAATCTCTTTTAAACTTGAGCTCCATTAAATCATGCCATACACAGTCCCCTGAATGACTGTCTATGCAGCGAGATGCTTaagtctgtttttcttcttcctctgtgtttatttttctcgtcttgatttgtttttttctaccCTCAGCCCTTTAACCAGCTCATACATCTTGCGTGACAGCAAAAAGTCATATATTGCAGACTTTTATCATATGCGATTGTGTCTATAGGCTGTGAAGAAAGACTGTGATGTAGCCTTCTTTGCATGAGCACATAGCCTAGATTCAAGCACTAgaaattaattatgcatttaaatcatGGTGGTGTTTCGTAAGACCCAGATTTCATGCCTTTTTTGGAGCCACTTGCATCAAAATGACATCATACCGAGAATAAGTCCCGGAAGgtgaatcattttagtttttttgggaAAGGAGGTAAGCAGAGTGAGATGGCTCAGCATTGCGAgggtgtttgagtgtgtgtgtgtgtgtgtgtttgtctatgtAAAATGGCGTCTCTTGTAAGAAGCGCCCCCAGTGCATTATGGTTCCTGCGTCCCAGCAGATGCCCATATGCTGAGTTAAAGCTTTCTCACACTCCCACCTGAACCCCCCTCTTGCGTCTAACACACACTCAGGATTCATGACATCAGAGCCTGGTGGCTGCGGATTGCATGAATGCTGTTCTGTACCCCGCATCTATTCTGCTGAAGTGGAGAGAAACAAGTGTAGGGGTGAATGAGTGCTTTTGGCTCTAACTGCAGCTTCAAACCCAGTAAATGAACaccaaatggagacttttgaatCTTCTGCTTCTCAGATTTTCTTTTGACAAAAAAACCTATTAATCTAATGTGCGTTTCCTTAATGTTTCAGAACAGCAAATGAAAAACTAAGATCAGATTTCCTAAGAACCCACTGTGAAAATGAACTCAAAAACCAAGCAAAAGTctcaatataaaacatttttctccCAAGGCTGAGATATATGGGTTATATGCTATATTTTTAGTAGTGCTTTTCTGCTATTAGCTACTGAGAAATGGCCAAATGGTATAATAGCTATATTTCTAGTTAAGGATTTAACCAAATCTCAAACCCTGCATGGCGAAGAATAACAAAAGTTCTTAATCCCACAAACTTGAATAAGGTATCAAGCCATAAAAAGGCGTATTATAATTGAGGTGCTCCTTTGACAATCAATAAGCAAACAACAACCTGACAAccatctataaaaataaataaaaaaaaccctagcaactattcataacaccttagcaaccacatagaaataCCCTGACAaccatccctgctgaaaaaaaacaatagcaacCCTCagaatttgtaattgttttaatggttaTAATGGAAATTGTATTGtttggaaactgtaatggtcctTGTGGGTCTCTACTAGTATTTGTCACCTTCTATTGGTGGCACGTTAAAACCTCTAAATTCGAATGGGATGGCCAAACACACTACAGATAATGGTTTTAATGGTCAACTGTTGatgatttgtaatgtttataagtttttttttagttttttttcagcagggaaccACATCCTAGTATTGTGGTGAATCTTGCTACCATGCTTTACatattcagaataaaaataagtaaatatatttttcacaataacTGCACTTTGTTTGAATGCTGAATATGCCTCTTTTGTTTTGACCACAAAATAAGGCAGatgtgaaagaaaaacagaaaaacaaaaaaggtacTTCGAGTACTTGCGCATTGTCACTTACTCGGTCAGTGTTAACTGCATCTGGCAGACGCCCAAAATTCTAAAAAGAAATACTAATTCATTCGAGTTGAGATCTTGAATGTGTTGGGGTAAAAAAACCATGCAAGATAACGGTAAGAAAACaagtctttattttaaattaatcgcGCGTCCCATACTATCTTGATTAGAAAACATTCAGTAATGAACAGAAGACTCTCATGAACCGATTCTTTTTAGTAAATTCTAAACACATCACTCTTACGGTATGAGTCAGATCTGTTAATGTATCATTTAAAACCATTCTTCAGAGTGGTTACTGaatcatcattataattatttgaaagtGTGTTTTGTGTAATAATGACATGTAACACAAAATTCCTTCTCATGTGCCTTTTTATGTAGTgtaaaagtaaacttttttttaatgtaacttgagagaatatagaaatatttagcCAGTCCTGAGCACCTCTAACATTTTCTTCAGAACGTTTaggagaaacacctgagacatttaaatgaaacatgatTGAGCACACAATTAAGGAAGGAGCAACATCTGAGAGATAAAATTTATATAGCAAACACAGTCCTATCTTCCTTTGCATATGTGTGAGCATGTGACAGCCAGAAGTTATTTTGAAATTTACAGAACGGAATAAAATCACTGAATAAAACGTCATTTTAAACGCTCCCAAAAGGTGAAATTACAACTTAGacttattaaaaaacactttatgccggtgttctgtcgatttgtcctacctgtcagattttcctacctcccactaaaacagtgggtagtacaatatgacaacgaaaaatgctactgtaaagttatggtttattaatgtctacacctaccacaaccctaaacctacccttacagtaatgcaaatacagtaattaagtgttatattcgcggttgtagctagaagggaaatagctacaggaaaccaacaataaatatttttttctaccaattagattgtgtttttattaaagtctacacctgccccaaccctaaacctacccttacagtaatgcggatacattaaaaatcattgttcagcatgagaaaaaggatgcgatattgatgtgcgcatgcgcagtaaaccctggtaggaaaatctgacgggtaggataaaatgtcaggacactggACTTGGACTTCTAATAATGTCATTGCAATAAGTCTAAAAGCTGTCAGGTTGGCGCAGAgttacaactaaaaataaaattgcactgAACTGGCCAGGACAAGAGCTGATTGCTGCATATGAATCAAATACAACaaggttattttattacatttccccCCTAGCTCTGATTACACTGGTGCTAGATTTAGGATCAGCTTCTGCAGTCTTGTGCCAGGCTTGAAATCTCCTCTTTGTCCTGGAGATATTGATTGGCTATGCAGAAAAAGTCTTGACATTTAGCAACTACTTCAGCTGTGACCTCTTCATTATCTACTCGACTGCAGAAAAACTTCTGTCCTTCATATCCAGctcgctctctctcctcttcGCATTAGCAGCTGAGTTTGCGCTTCTCTTCTTGGTCAGGAATTTGAAGAGCTGATGTCCACATTAAACGAAtgcttttaaagggttagttcacccaaaaatgaaaattaggccataaattactcaccctcaagtcattcttctgaaaggagaaagtcatgtacacctaggatgaTGTGAGGACTGTGCATGAACTACAAGGATTAGAAATGGTTTATGACAGCAGAATTCATCTTAAAGACTTCATGAAATCAGagttttgtgtttaaagtttaGTCCATGTCTTTAAGCTTGCTagtggatcaaaaaaaaattgtccagttttttttttctaataaaatgctGAAACTAACTGACATTGGTTTAGTAAAATTAGTAAATTTTGTTCTAATACATACACTAatgcaagttttaaaaaaaaatcctagttaCATATTCATCTTTGCTTTTACAATATGTTTTAAGACGTCAATGTTTTATCTCCCAATAGGCCTGTAAATAATCTGGATTATTGCAATCCCCCTTTTTAGATTTAGCCAGTGTTTTAATCCATAATGCACTGACGACAAAATGAGCACCAAGTAAGATTACTATCTAGAAATGTGCAAAATAAGATGGTGTTCAACATCTGTCCTCAGTTTTAAATACCATATACACTAGCGTTCAAacgtctggggtcagtaagatacttttattcagcaaggatgaattaaattgatcaaaaatgaaagtaaaaacaaatgatatagataaataaatgctgttcttttgaaatttctattaatcacagaatcctgaaaaaaaaaaatttccacaaaaaatataaagcagtacAACTGATTCTAacattgagcagcaaatcagtatattagaatgatttctgaaggatcatgtgacactgaagtctggagtaatgatgctgaaaattcagctttgatcacagcaataaatgacattttaaaatataatcaatcaGAAACCACATTCTAATATCAATTCTAAttatatttcgcaatattacttgccttggtgagcagaagcgacttttttctaaaacattaaacatcttaaTAATGATATGTACATAAATCATCACAATCTAAATTCTCTTTAGATAACATTATTCATTGTTTTCCataatttattgtgatgtttgtaaCAGAAATGATTTAAGGTGTGTTCAGCActtgttttttttcaaggtttgAGTCACACTTTAATTAgatattagataattagataacaaaataacaaaccaacTGATAAGGACAAGCAGActtgattaatttaaaacaaaaatggctcagaaaaaaaagcttatgcagcatttgtttgcagattccacttggtttgatatttttgtcaTCTGATGCAATGACACAGAGGCTTTTTGAAGTGTCTAAAAACTTTTGGCGACACTGTCCTTGTGAGCTGCAGCTGATCAGATGGTATTTGCTGTTCTTTGTCATGTTTCTTTTCACTGAAGATTTTCAATTACACTCCTGACACCATACACCAATTTTTTACATTCTTTGATTAAATCAAACCAATGAAAAACTCTTAcaaatcagtgtgtgtttgacATTTTCTGCTGCCTTGAACAAATACATGAAACCTTAAACGACCTGCCTCATTTTCTCAATAGTGGGCAACAGTTTTCCCGCCTCAAAGGAGAGGAGGTGGGCAACTGGAGCGGGCTCATTAGTTACCCCGATGATGGAGGGATGAAGCCGGCCAGAAATGGGAGGAAAAGGTACAAACCAGCACAGAAACCTCTCAACAACACCACCAACACTctagagagacagtgagagagaataCCACATAGACAATGATCAGCCGCTTGCATGTCTGGACTGGAGACACATCCAAtcccatcagccaatcagacgaGCAGAAATAAGCAGCTGTGGCTTCTAAAACCAATTTTCAGAGCCAATTACAGGACCAGGACTGATCAGAGTTTCACTTTTAGACTTCCAATGGAGAAATTAAGCACAGAAATGATCGCTTCAGGACGTATTTTTCCCATTCGCTTTCTCCGAAAACAACCTGATATGAAatgaaactttgatttgaaacaaaacattttgaaaaaagttttcaaaaaaccCCAAACATTTAGAAGTGTGTGGTTTTGTTCACAATGGAATACTAGCTCACtgcatactgtataatatacACTGTATTGTTCTAGcaattgttttgttaaaaatagtaAGTGAAATCATTTGTATCCATGCACTGCAAAAATATCTTCTtactcagtatttctgtcttattttccagtataaatatcttagtattcttaaatcaagatgcatttacttgagaagtacGATGCAGTCCATGACttttggcgctctagcggttaataaacagaactgcgttGTCACTAAATTTGATTTTGCTGCATTGCACTGTTAAATTTAGCAAGTTTTGTGtagaaatacattttcacatgCACTTTGGTTAAATGTTTATAGCATGCTATATGCACAATGAAAAGTACATTTAGTATGTTTTTCTGAACAAAGCCACTGTACATAAATGGGAATGAACTACATATTCCATAAAGCATCGCAAATTATGTCGTTGAATCAGATTATGATACAATATAAACCAATTAACTATTGATTTTAGGTagaaaatactatatattttacaaacattatatttatgaaattatctatgaataaatattatataaataataat
This window of the Cyprinus carpio isolate SPL01 chromosome A21, ASM1834038v1, whole genome shotgun sequence genome carries:
- the LOC109063218 gene encoding 60S ribosomal protein L37, with the protein product MTKGTSSFGKRHNKTHTLCRRCGSKAYHLQKSTCGKCGYPAKRKRKYNWSVKAKRRSTTGTGRMRHMKVVFRRFRNGFREGTVPKPRRAAVAASSSS